A genomic region of Metopolophium dirhodum isolate CAU chromosome 1, ASM1992520v1, whole genome shotgun sequence contains the following coding sequences:
- the LOC132933195 gene encoding protein FAM200C-like, with protein sequence MVELVCGLEQRKKIEAIPLSNDTINSRISDMSTNILEQVIWELDSTPFPFSMQLDESTDISQCSQLLVFMLGKSSGFTALIKKEIPDIIITHCFLHRHALASKTLPTNLKEVMTTAVKVVNFIRAEPYVTDFSKCYVKKWDLNTKFFFITQKCVGFPDDKL encoded by the exons ATGGTAGAATTAGTATGTGGTTTggaacaacgaaaaaaaattgaagctaTACCTTTATCAAATGATACTATTAACTCTAGGATTTCTGATATGTCCACTAACATTTTGGAACAAGTAATTTGGGAATTAGATTCAACCCCTTTCCCATTCAGTATGCAGTTGGACGAAAGTACAGATATCTCTCAATGCAGccaattattagttttt ATGCTTGGTAAATCATCTGGTTTCACAGCGTTGATAAAGAAGGAAATTCCCGATATCATCATCACTCATTGTTTTCTTCATCGGCACGCTTTGGCATCAAAAACTCTACCAACCAATTTAAAAGAAGTTATGACGACTGCTGTCAAAGTTGTAAATTTCATCAGAGCAGAGCCTTACGTCACCGACTTTTCAAAGTGTTATGTCAAGAAATGGGATCTGAACACGAAGTTCTTCTTTATTACACAGAAGTGCGTTGGCTTTCCAGATGACAAGTTATGA